In Paenibacillus sp. FSL R7-0345, a single window of DNA contains:
- a CDS encoding cyclase family protein, producing the protein MGIQVIDLSQEIYQGMPVFPPHQKTMIFPNMSHEESRRKLGFEFATNNLLINEHGPTHSDAIYEYDPQGATIDEMPLEYFYGPAVCLDLSHISPDAYITRSDLELALSRGYLHLDKGDIVLLYTGHYNRAYGTDEWLTRYTGLDYGAAEWLAKQGVVNIGIDAPSIDNPLDTSFAGHLICREYKLTNTENLCNLNLIAQKRFLYFGLPLKIRKGTGSPIRAVAVFIE; encoded by the coding sequence ATGGGAATCCAGGTAATCGATCTTTCCCAGGAAATCTATCAGGGGATGCCGGTGTTTCCGCCGCATCAGAAGACGATGATATTTCCAAATATGAGCCATGAGGAGAGCAGGCGGAAGCTCGGCTTCGAGTTCGCCACCAACAACCTGCTCATCAACGAGCATGGCCCGACCCACAGCGATGCCATCTATGAATATGACCCGCAGGGGGCGACGATCGATGAGATGCCGCTGGAGTATTTTTACGGCCCGGCTGTCTGCCTTGACCTCTCCCATATTTCACCGGATGCCTATATTACCCGCAGCGATTTGGAGCTGGCGCTAAGCAGAGGCTATCTTCACCTCGATAAAGGCGATATCGTGCTGCTCTACACCGGCCACTATAACCGTGCGTATGGTACTGACGAATGGCTTACCCGCTATACAGGGCTGGATTACGGTGCGGCCGAGTGGCTGGCGAAGCAGGGTGTTGTCAACATCGGCATTGATGCACCGTCGATTGACAATCCGCTGGACACCTCCTTTGCCGGACATCTGATCTGCCGTGAATACAAGCTGACCAACACCGAGAACCTCTGCAACCTCAACCTGATCGCGCAGAAGCGCTTCCTCTATTTCGGACTCCCGCTCAAAATCCGTAAAGGCACCGGCTCCCCGATCCGGGCTGTTGCAGTATTCATTGAATAA
- a CDS encoding BMC domain-containing protein produces MGESLGLIETKGLVGAIEAADAMVKAANVEICGYEKIGFGLVTVMVRGDVGAVKAATDAGAAAAKRVGELVSVHVIPRPHSEVERALLSKGIE; encoded by the coding sequence ATGGGAGAATCACTCGGCTTGATCGAAACAAAAGGTCTGGTAGGCGCAATTGAAGCGGCGGATGCAATGGTGAAAGCAGCTAACGTGGAGATTTGCGGCTACGAAAAAATCGGCTTCGGTCTCGTAACCGTAATGGTCCGGGGCGATGTCGGTGCAGTAAAAGCCGCAACCGATGCGGGTGCTGCCGCTGCCAAGCGTGTCGGGGAGCTGGTGTCGGTGCATGTCATTCCGCGCCCGCACAGTGAAGTTGAACGCGCCCTTCTGTCCAAGGGCATTGAATAA
- a CDS encoding urea carboxylase-associated family protein, which translates to MRNRALIEEIPVPAYEGRSALVRKGQTLYIIDVEGKQVGDFVCFNAADPDEHVSPVHMRASLSSIRLKIGDGLYSNRRQPLMQLTQDTVGRHDFFFPACDYYRYKVDFGLEEHPNCHDNLQQALQQHGLGNRELPDPINWFMNNALDENLDYVIEEPLSKPGDFVALLALTDVIVALSSCSQDLAPVNGFKVTPLLMQITG; encoded by the coding sequence ATGAGAAACAGAGCATTAATCGAAGAAATCCCTGTCCCGGCCTACGAGGGCAGAAGCGCACTCGTCCGCAAAGGCCAGACGCTCTATATTATCGATGTGGAAGGCAAGCAGGTCGGTGATTTTGTCTGCTTTAATGCCGCTGATCCGGATGAGCATGTCTCCCCTGTTCATATGCGGGCTTCGCTCAGCAGCATCCGCCTGAAGATCGGCGACGGCCTGTACAGCAACCGCCGGCAGCCGCTGATGCAGCTGACCCAGGATACGGTGGGGCGGCATGATTTCTTTTTTCCGGCGTGTGATTATTACCGTTATAAAGTGGATTTCGGGCTGGAGGAGCATCCGAACTGTCATGATAACCTCCAGCAGGCACTGCAGCAACATGGCCTGGGGAACCGGGAGCTGCCCGATCCGATCAACTGGTTTATGAACAACGCGCTGGACGAGAACCTGGATTATGTGATTGAAGAACCGCTTTCGAAGCCCGGTGATTTTGTAGCTCTGCTAGCCCTGACGGATGTGATTGTCGCCCTCTCCTCCTGCTCGCAGGATCTGGCTCCGGTCAACGGGTTCAAGGTCACGCCGCTGCTGATGCAGATTACGGGTTAG
- a CDS encoding BMC domain-containing protein has translation MQALGLIETLGFTTAVSAADAALKAADVQLVAVERVIGVGGSLSVTLHFSGDVAAVTASVEAGTAEGQRIGSVVSAHVIAKAHSDVTGKILGNYLLSEASIARAADSASAITTTTTTTSAVPTASTVPTVPTVPVDSSASSAPVSSTAPAAAAQSQPSAGEAAKPDQTSKTDGALKPKNTDDSPDSPD, from the coding sequence ATGCAAGCACTTGGTTTAATCGAGACGCTGGGGTTCACCACTGCTGTCTCGGCGGCAGATGCTGCACTCAAAGCAGCGGATGTGCAGCTCGTCGCCGTTGAGAGGGTTATCGGAGTCGGCGGCTCACTTAGCGTCACCCTGCACTTTAGCGGCGATGTCGCTGCTGTAACAGCATCTGTTGAAGCCGGCACAGCAGAGGGCCAGCGGATTGGTTCAGTGGTATCCGCCCATGTCATTGCCAAGGCGCACAGTGATGTGACCGGCAAGATACTTGGCAATTACCTGTTGTCTGAGGCTAGTATTGCCCGGGCTGCTGATAGTGCTTCGGCTATCACGACGACTACCACTACTACTTCAGCCGTTCCTACTGCTTCTACTGTTCCTACTGTTCCTACTGTTCCTGTCGATTCTTCTGCTTCTTCTGCTCCCGTCTCTTCCACCGCCCCGGCCGCTGCTGCACAATCGCAGCCATCTGCCGGAGAAGCAGCTAAGCCGGACCAGACATCTAAAACAGACGGAGCATTAAAACCAAAGAACACAGATGATTCACCGGACTCACCGGATTAA
- a CDS encoding BMC domain-containing protein yields the protein MQAIGLIETRGLTPALEALDAMCKAANVRMAGFKRVGSGLITVIVEGDVAAVTAAVEAGIAAYPKTGGQLVSSNVIPRPHADLARMLL from the coding sequence ATGCAAGCAATCGGTTTAATTGAAACACGCGGTCTGACCCCGGCGCTGGAAGCGCTGGATGCCATGTGTAAAGCCGCCAATGTACGGATGGCCGGCTTCAAGCGGGTCGGCTCCGGCCTCATTACCGTTATCGTCGAAGGTGATGTCGCAGCGGTAACTGCCGCAGTGGAAGCAGGAATTGCTGCTTATCCGAAGACCGGCGGACAGCTAGTCTCATCTAATGTGATACCGCGACCGCATGCCGATCTCGCCAGAATGCTCCTTTAA
- a CDS encoding class I SAM-dependent methyltransferase, protein MEKQKLIRIFDKQAARYDNQREDAHQTRWRRQLISCAKGEVLELAVGAGANFPYYPPGIQHTAADFSSGMLVKARQAAAHYRMNSTFICSDIEELSFPEHSFDTIVSTLSFCSYTRPLPVLEQLSRWCRPGGQILLMEHGISSNPALSLALKALNPLLYRIYGCHHTRDILSLVRDSGLTINKVESHWQGMVHLIWASPQK, encoded by the coding sequence GTGGAAAAACAGAAGCTGATCCGCATCTTCGATAAGCAGGCCGCCCGGTACGACAATCAACGGGAAGATGCACATCAAACACGCTGGCGCCGCCAGCTCATAAGCTGCGCCAAAGGCGAGGTCCTTGAGCTGGCCGTAGGGGCAGGCGCCAATTTCCCGTATTATCCTCCGGGCATCCAGCATACCGCAGCGGATTTCAGCAGTGGTATGCTGGTGAAGGCCAGACAGGCGGCAGCCCATTACCGGATGAACAGCACCTTCATCTGCTCAGACATAGAAGAGCTAAGCTTCCCTGAACATTCGTTTGATACTATCGTGTCCACCTTATCCTTCTGCAGCTACACCCGTCCGCTGCCGGTACTGGAACAGCTCAGCCGCTGGTGCAGACCGGGCGGACAAATCCTGCTAATGGAGCATGGAATCAGTTCTAACCCGGCTCTTTCCCTGGCCTTAAAGGCACTGAATCCCCTGCTCTACCGGATCTACGGCTGCCACCATACCCGTGACATCTTAAGCCTGGTCCGTGATTCGGGCCTCACCATCAACAAGGTGGAGAGTCACTGGCAGGGCATGGTACACCTGATCTGGGCCAGTCCCCAAAAGTAA
- a CDS encoding EutN/CcmL family microcompartment protein, whose product MKLGIITGHVVATRKDDNLIGAKLLIVQPILPDLTTAGQPIVAVDTVGAGIGETIIYAVGSVASRAAQQPNAPVDAAIVGIVDSIDCAKPGGV is encoded by the coding sequence ATGAAGCTGGGAATCATTACGGGGCATGTCGTGGCAACGAGAAAAGATGACAATCTCATCGGCGCCAAACTGCTCATCGTTCAGCCGATCCTGCCCGACCTTACAACGGCTGGTCAGCCAATCGTCGCCGTAGATACCGTAGGCGCGGGAATCGGCGAGACAATCATTTATGCAGTGGGCAGCGTGGCCTCAAGAGCAGCACAGCAGCCGAATGCCCCGGTTGATGCCGCGATTGTCGGAATCGTGGACAGTATAGATTGCGCCAAGCCAGGAGGTGTATAA
- a CDS encoding UbiD family decarboxylase — MAAINIRQLLDRWEPGGELLRIRREVDPRFELGAVVKAVRGRQPLLFEKVKGHTGPMAVGLGGSKELIADSMDMTPEELLPRLIAAIVQPTPTRLVQQAPVQEQVITGRISLRELFPVCTYHAEDSGAYYVSGVMVVKGEDGRKRYTSIRRMQLLDGNRTGILISSPELFQQYRDFEARGEPLECAFMFGVVPAVVLASQISTHLFHTDKLEVASTLLGQPLEVVRCRTVDLEVLAEAEVVFEGRIMPGVRQPEGPFGELGGYYGPRTEQPVVEISAVTHRSGPIWQTILPASYEEKLPMAIAREVALLGSVRQVVPGVQAVHITMGGVGRYHAVIQIRKVQEGDGKTALLAAFAGDKDLKHAVVVDEDVNLLDPLDVEWAIATRVQADLDLFIVPGAKGSPLEPSHNLRGVSAKMGIDATCPLAHKEQYRRTHIPGQDEIRLADYL; from the coding sequence ATGGCAGCCATCAATATCAGGCAATTACTTGACCGCTGGGAGCCGGGCGGCGAGCTGCTGCGCATTCGCCGTGAGGTTGACCCGCGCTTCGAGCTTGGCGCAGTAGTGAAGGCTGTCCGCGGCAGGCAGCCGCTGCTGTTCGAGAAGGTCAAAGGCCATACCGGACCAATGGCCGTTGGCTTAGGCGGCTCCAAGGAGCTGATCGCAGACAGCATGGATATGACTCCGGAGGAGCTGCTGCCAAGGCTGATAGCTGCGATCGTCCAGCCTACACCAACCCGGCTGGTACAGCAGGCTCCGGTGCAGGAGCAGGTTATTACTGGGAGAATCAGCCTTAGGGAGCTATTCCCGGTCTGTACGTATCACGCGGAGGACAGCGGTGCTTATTACGTTTCCGGCGTAATGGTCGTCAAGGGGGAGGACGGCCGCAAGCGGTACACTTCCATCCGGCGGATGCAGCTGTTGGACGGGAACCGGACCGGCATCCTGATCTCATCGCCGGAGCTGTTTCAGCAGTATAGGGATTTCGAGGCGCGCGGCGAGCCGCTGGAGTGTGCCTTTATGTTCGGGGTAGTTCCGGCAGTGGTGCTGGCTTCGCAGATCAGCACGCATCTGTTCCACACCGACAAGCTGGAGGTGGCCTCTACCCTGCTCGGCCAGCCGCTGGAGGTCGTCCGTTGCCGGACGGTCGATCTGGAGGTGCTGGCGGAAGCCGAGGTTGTGTTCGAGGGCCGGATTATGCCCGGGGTGCGTCAGCCGGAAGGCCCGTTCGGTGAGCTCGGCGGCTATTACGGGCCGCGGACAGAGCAGCCGGTGGTCGAAATCTCGGCCGTTACCCACCGCAGCGGGCCCATCTGGCAGACCATTCTTCCTGCCAGCTACGAGGAAAAGCTGCCGATGGCCATTGCCCGCGAGGTCGCCCTGCTCGGCTCCGTCCGCCAGGTCGTTCCGGGGGTGCAGGCCGTGCACATTACGATGGGAGGTGTCGGGCGCTATCACGCCGTCATCCAGATCCGCAAGGTTCAGGAGGGTGACGGCAAGACAGCACTGCTGGCCGCTTTTGCCGGGGATAAGGATCTCAAGCATGCCGTGGTGGTCGACGAGGATGTCAATCTGCTGGACCCGCTCGATGTGGAGTGGGCCATCGCTACCCGGGTACAGGCCGACCTCGACCTGTTCATCGTTCCGGGAGCCAAAGGCTCGCCGCTTGAGCCCTCGCATAACCTGCGCGGCGTATCCGCCAAAATGGGCATCGACGCCACCTGCCCGCTCGCGCATAAAGAACAATACCGGAGAACGCACATCCCGGGCCAGGATGAGATCCGGCTGGCGGATTATTTGTAG
- a CDS encoding helix-turn-helix domain-containing protein, producing MKLILITVNNTDAALAARTQNEFRGMTMRLNKLSSRRALYSRILVSMTLCVSLTFLASTIIYYNYYIGVEKTQAFRSDLSNLTQTSKEVVNMNEAAQSLSFQIYRNSTISKIVLYDKPDIYDVTAAMSELGNYLSSMPYIESIYVYNPKNAKLYIASSHGQNGVFTERELVDKGILDILNHYEEYKPFTPIPRVYSNGAKENDQVRAYTFLCYDAIGWDRSINSAVIVNISAPWINKEINTPANSESATFILSDKGTFLSGNSLEQQELGPEEALWVKQRIKGDTEGYFIGTFAGVNSLISYTAPDALSWQYVRITPYDIITRQTDSIRNATLLIAALILIGGIGLSWLTSRTLYLPISRIVKEMNVLECEKRDSMFMIRQNTMRDLVLGLKPLQSLQQMEKLRQLGIHFTFNDDYRMILLRIDNYKELRDERSSYLLAYKFAIMNIASEICGTTYRVETVDMNDDGILVLLNIVDPSEYTDTGLIETLLRQLQQACSDYLKISLTLTYSHIDRNAQQLHQLYKQVKDASNHRLFYGHGCIIAAQSISALQAQTYHYPTEKEKRLADALMCGKADEAMEHFSSIIRETQDYPFHTVQLAVSRLSVTIKEIISTVQKRNRLQSDGTPALPALDSVETVTELEEAFSAVFSEMREQLSEKKNAKQHDLIRLINQKIADNYREPSLSLNQIADELDMSPIYISRLYKQQTLNSIVDVILEMRMREVCSLLENTDLPVTVIAERCGFTSSSYLHRMFKRSFGTTPNDYRRSKNA from the coding sequence GTGAAGCTTATACTTATTACTGTGAACAATACAGATGCAGCCCTGGCTGCCAGAACACAGAATGAATTCAGGGGGATGACAATGAGACTGAACAAGCTCAGCAGCCGGAGAGCACTGTACAGCCGGATATTGGTCAGCATGACGCTTTGCGTATCCTTAACCTTCCTTGCCTCCACCATCATTTATTACAACTACTACATCGGCGTCGAGAAAACCCAGGCCTTCCGCTCCGACCTCAGCAACCTCACCCAGACCAGCAAAGAGGTTGTGAATATGAACGAGGCTGCACAATCCCTTTCTTTTCAAATTTACCGCAACAGCACTATCTCCAAAATCGTCCTCTACGACAAGCCCGACATCTACGACGTTACCGCCGCCATGTCCGAGCTCGGGAACTATTTAAGCTCCATGCCTTACATTGAGTCCATTTATGTCTATAACCCAAAAAACGCCAAGCTATACATTGCTTCCTCCCACGGCCAGAACGGTGTTTTTACCGAGCGTGAGCTGGTGGATAAGGGCATTCTTGATATTTTGAACCATTACGAGGAATACAAGCCGTTTACACCGATCCCCCGCGTCTACTCGAACGGCGCCAAGGAGAATGACCAGGTCCGGGCCTATACTTTTTTGTGCTATGACGCCATCGGCTGGGACCGTTCCATTAATTCCGCAGTTATTGTTAATATCTCTGCACCTTGGATCAATAAGGAGATCAATACTCCGGCAAATTCTGAAAGCGCTACCTTTATTCTGTCTGATAAGGGGACCTTTCTGTCCGGCAACAGTCTGGAGCAGCAGGAACTGGGGCCTGAAGAAGCATTGTGGGTGAAGCAGAGGATCAAGGGAGATACTGAGGGCTATTTTATCGGAACCTTTGCGGGTGTGAATTCGCTAATTTCCTATACTGCACCGGATGCCCTGAGCTGGCAGTATGTGCGGATCACGCCGTATGACATCATCACCAGACAGACGGACAGCATCCGTAATGCCACTCTGCTGATCGCCGCCCTCATTCTCATTGGTGGAATCGGGTTATCCTGGCTCACCTCCAGGACGCTGTATTTGCCGATCAGCCGGATTGTTAAAGAGATGAATGTCCTGGAGTGTGAGAAGCGGGACAGCATGTTCATGATCCGGCAAAATACAATGCGCGATCTCGTTCTCGGCCTGAAGCCGCTGCAGTCGCTTCAGCAGATGGAGAAGCTGAGACAGCTTGGCATCCATTTTACTTTTAATGATGACTACCGGATGATCCTGCTGCGTATCGATAATTACAAAGAGCTGCGGGATGAGCGCTCCTCCTACCTGCTGGCTTACAAATTTGCAATTATGAATATCGCTTCGGAAATCTGCGGTACGACCTACCGGGTCGAAACTGTAGATATGAATGATGACGGCATCCTGGTGCTCCTGAACATCGTTGATCCTAGCGAATACACCGACACCGGACTGATCGAGACGCTCCTGCGCCAGCTTCAGCAGGCCTGCTCCGATTATCTGAAAATCAGCCTCACACTCACCTACAGCCACATCGACCGGAATGCCCAGCAGCTGCACCAGCTTTATAAGCAGGTTAAGGACGCGTCGAACCACCGGCTGTTTTATGGACATGGATGTATCATAGCTGCGCAGTCTATAAGTGCACTGCAGGCCCAAACGTACCATTATCCGACGGAAAAAGAAAAACGTCTCGCCGACGCGCTCATGTGCGGCAAGGCCGATGAAGCAATGGAGCATTTCAGCTCCATTATCCGTGAAACGCAGGACTACCCTTTCCATACGGTACAGCTTGCCGTATCGAGACTCAGTGTAACGATAAAAGAAATCATCAGCACCGTCCAGAAACGCAACCGCCTGCAAAGTGACGGTACACCTGCTCTGCCAGCTTTGGATTCTGTAGAAACTGTCACAGAGCTGGAAGAGGCCTTCTCCGCCGTATTCAGTGAAATGCGTGAGCAGTTGTCCGAGAAAAAAAATGCCAAGCAGCATGATCTGATCCGCCTGATCAACCAAAAGATTGCGGACAACTACCGGGAGCCGAGTCTCAGCCTTAACCAGATTGCTGATGAGCTGGATATGTCACCGATCTATATCAGCCGTCTCTACAAGCAGCAGACCCTGAACAGCATCGTTGATGTAATCCTGGAGATGCGGATGCGCGAGGTATGCAGCCTGCTGGAGAATACCGACCTGCCGGTTACCGTCATCGCCGAGCGCTGCGGCTTCACCAGCAGCTCCTATCTGCACCGGATGTTCAAGCGCAGCTTCGGCACGACACCTAACGATTACCGGCGCTCTAAAAATGCATAA
- a CDS encoding adenine deaminase C-terminal domain-containing protein — protein MITTELKDAIHRRRMIDVLLSGSAYADLVLKGGFIINVITREIYPGDVAVKGDRILLVGQADKLIGPATVVEDVSGKFISPGFIDSHMHFESAMLTVTEFSKLSIPTGTTTLVADPHEIGNVLGVPGMKAMIEEARTLPNRVLFTVPCLTPDVPGLETAGADITSQDMQDLLNDDYVQGIGELQGFSNVHPVYNNAPFLIDDLLASVSYAKSIGKTIEGNAPGLSGPELAAHIICGGGNVSCHETTTKEEMMEKLRYGVSVFMREGSSQRNMAECIRAITEEGMDSRRAILVSDDMVPEDLLKYGHMNDIVRRTIAVGIDPVEAIQMVTINPAAHFGFQDIGLLAPGKKADIAVISDLAQMTVAQVYIGGVKLAENGELTRDIPSYIYPESVKKSVKRKPVKLEDLQLSSGGAHGSVRVRAIEVIPDQNLTGAGIYTAQVQDGVVQPSVDNDLLPLLVVERHGRSGKIGKTFVRGMKLKAGAIAESVAHDTHNIIVTGTNYADMVTAVNRVIAMDGGIAMIEGGKVVGDLPLRIGGLMTDELTGKEMSARITELHRLAREELGCTLHVPFMHLSFLSLVTSPAWKITDIGLIDADAFTVLSPLA, from the coding sequence ATGATCACTACTGAGTTAAAAGATGCCATTCACCGCCGGCGGATGATTGATGTGCTGCTCTCCGGCAGCGCTTATGCCGATCTGGTGCTGAAGGGCGGCTTCATTATCAACGTCATTACCCGGGAGATTTATCCCGGCGATGTTGCCGTTAAAGGCGACCGGATTCTGCTTGTCGGTCAGGCCGATAAGCTTATCGGGCCTGCTACAGTTGTCGAAGACGTGAGCGGCAAGTTTATAAGCCCTGGCTTCATCGATTCCCACATGCATTTTGAAAGTGCAATGCTGACGGTTACGGAGTTCTCGAAGCTGTCCATTCCTACAGGGACAACCACCCTGGTAGCCGACCCGCATGAAATAGGCAATGTGCTGGGTGTACCCGGCATGAAGGCGATGATCGAGGAGGCCCGCACCCTGCCTAACCGTGTCCTGTTCACTGTCCCTTGTCTTACTCCCGATGTGCCCGGCCTGGAAACCGCAGGTGCAGATATCACCTCCCAGGATATGCAGGACCTGTTGAACGATGATTATGTGCAGGGCATCGGGGAGCTGCAGGGCTTCAGCAACGTCCATCCGGTGTACAACAACGCACCTTTTCTGATAGACGATCTGCTGGCTTCCGTCTCTTATGCCAAATCCATCGGCAAAACCATTGAAGGCAACGCCCCCGGCCTGTCCGGCCCGGAGCTGGCGGCCCACATTATCTGCGGCGGCGGCAATGTCTCCTGCCACGAGACAACAACCAAGGAAGAAATGATGGAGAAGCTGCGCTACGGGGTCAGCGTGTTCATGCGTGAAGGCTCCTCGCAGCGCAATATGGCTGAATGTATCCGCGCTATTACCGAGGAAGGAATGGACTCCCGGCGAGCCATCCTCGTCTCCGACGATATGGTCCCTGAGGACCTGCTGAAATACGGGCATATGAACGATATTGTCCGCCGGACGATTGCTGTAGGCATAGATCCCGTTGAAGCCATCCAGATGGTGACGATCAATCCGGCTGCCCATTTTGGCTTCCAGGATATCGGACTGCTTGCCCCCGGCAAAAAAGCCGACATCGCCGTCATCAGCGATCTGGCGCAAATGACCGTTGCCCAGGTATATATCGGCGGAGTCAAACTCGCAGAGAACGGTGAGCTGACCCGTGATATCCCGTCTTACATTTATCCCGAATCCGTCAAAAAGTCGGTCAAGCGGAAACCGGTCAAGCTGGAAGACCTGCAGCTCTCCTCCGGCGGAGCACACGGCAGTGTCCGGGTCCGGGCCATCGAGGTAATCCCGGACCAGAACCTGACCGGAGCCGGCATCTACACCGCCCAGGTCCAAGACGGTGTCGTCCAGCCGTCGGTAGACAATGACCTCCTGCCCCTGCTTGTCGTTGAAAGGCACGGCCGCAGCGGCAAAATCGGCAAAACCTTTGTCCGCGGCATGAAGCTTAAGGCCGGGGCCATCGCCGAAAGTGTGGCCCACGACACCCACAACATCATTGTCACCGGCACCAATTACGCCGATATGGTGACTGCGGTCAACCGGGTGATTGCCATGGACGGCGGAATCGCGATGATTGAGGGCGGCAAGGTGGTCGGTGATCTGCCGCTGCGGATCGGCGGCCTGATGACCGATGAGCTGACCGGCAAAGAGATGAGCGCGCGTATCACCGAGCTGCACCGGCTGGCCCGTGAGGAGCTGGGCTGCACGCTGCATGTCCCGTTCATGCACCTCTCCTTCCTCTCACTCGTCACCAGCCCGGCGTGGAAGATTACCGACATCGGCCTGATCGATGCGGATGCCTTCACTGTACTGTCGCCGCTGGCCTGA